One genomic segment of Lebetimonas natsushimae includes these proteins:
- a CDS encoding TIGR04219 family outer membrane beta-barrel protein — protein MKKISLSLICAGLVTFANADILSISAGVGYAQQKIDGYVKKNDVINYFNNSSAQSDGNEKTGDLGLDNKNNPYFWVKIIHPVSILPNIKFQYTKYHSTGHSSWIAGGVKIFGDVNIPTGLTNASSKMDINSYDLTLFYEFRPVVADIEAGVGIDIWQGNTKIDGENAKIVGGNIVKTGGSTHINGDWTVPLPYLYANVETADILGFSVLGNVKWAKAGDNHHYDYLAGIKYKFDKIPLFLKTGYRYKEVYGVDGDNKTKLKYKGFFAEIGAEF, from the coding sequence ATGAAAAAGATTAGTTTAAGTTTGATTTGTGCGGGTTTAGTTACATTTGCAAATGCTGATATTTTAAGTATAAGTGCAGGTGTTGGATACGCTCAGCAAAAAATTGACGGATATGTTAAAAAAAATGATGTAATAAATTATTTTAACAACTCTTCTGCCCAGAGTGACGGAAATGAAAAAACGGGGGATTTGGGACTTGATAATAAAAACAATCCTTATTTTTGGGTTAAAATCATTCATCCTGTTTCTATTTTGCCAAATATTAAATTTCAATATACAAAATACCATTCAACAGGTCACAGCAGTTGGATTGCAGGAGGGGTCAAAATATTCGGGGATGTAAATATTCCCACCGGGCTTACAAACGCCAGTTCTAAAATGGATATAAATTCTTATGATTTGACTCTCTTTTATGAGTTCAGACCTGTCGTTGCCGATATAGAAGCCGGAGTGGGTATTGATATATGGCAGGGTAATACTAAAATTGACGGTGAAAATGCCAAGATTGTAGGTGGAAATATTGTTAAAACCGGGGGAAGCACTCACATAAACGGAGACTGGACAGTGCCTCTTCCGTATTTATATGCAAATGTTGAAACTGCTGATATATTAGGGTTTTCTGTCCTTGGAAATGTAAAATGGGCAAAAGCCGGAGATAATCATCATTATGATTATTTAGCCGGAATTAAATATAAATTTGATAAAATTCCTTTGTTTTTAAAAACAGGGTACAGATACAAAGAAGTTTACGGAGTAGACGGAGACAATAAAACAAAATTAAAATATAAAGGCTTTTTTGCCGAAATAGGAGCGGAGTTTTGA
- the ftsH gene encoding ATP-dependent zinc metalloprotease FtsH — MGKNNKKNDDNFFNKNPLLLFIIFAIVIILVFRSIAPSAESSINTFVSGKPAVMSLTYSDIKKLAKEKQLTYVAIGKTYIKAKMKDGTIVTVPKVPNDPTLIKTLDENDIPYGALPEPNNWLSDLIFGWIIPIFIFFAIWMFLASRMQKGMGGVFGVGSAKGLIKSEKPNVTFDDVAGNDEAKEEVKEIVDFLKNPDRYISLGAKIPKGVLLVGPPGTGKTLLAKAVAGEADVPFFAVNGSSFIEMFVGVGAARVRDLFNQAKKEAPSIIFIDEIDAIGKSRAAAGQFGGNDEREQTLNQLLAEMDGFDSNEPVIVLAATNRPEILDPALLRPGRFDRQVLVDKPDFKGRVEILKVHVKKIKAGKDVDLEEIARMTAGLAGADLANIVNEAALLAGRKGKKEVNQEEFVEAVERQIAGLEKRSRRLNEEDKKTVAYHESGHAVIAEVTPKARKVKKVSIVPRGLAALGYTLNLPQEDKYLMKKSELIAEVDTLLGGRAAEEIFIGEISTGASNDLERATDIIKSMVMIYGMSDVAGLMVLEKQTSRFLGGGFGQAKEYSEKMQEEIDNFVKEMLAQRYHHVKNLLKKYAEVIEQMVKELYEKEVIEGSRVRELIAEFDKKEDENENENTQNRDNS; from the coding sequence ATGGGAAAAAATAATAAAAAAAATGATGACAATTTTTTTAATAAAAATCCGTTATTATTATTTATAATATTTGCAATTGTTATAATACTTGTCTTTAGAAGTATAGCTCCAAGCGCCGAAAGCAGTATAAATACCTTTGTTTCAGGGAAACCTGCCGTAATGAGCCTTACCTATTCCGATATAAAGAAACTTGCAAAAGAAAAACAGCTTACCTATGTGGCAATTGGGAAAACATATATAAAAGCTAAAATGAAAGACGGAACTATTGTGACAGTTCCAAAAGTTCCAAACGATCCTACATTAATAAAAACTTTAGATGAAAATGACATTCCATACGGAGCTCTTCCTGAACCAAATAACTGGCTCAGTGATTTGATATTTGGATGGATTATACCTATATTTATTTTCTTTGCGATATGGATGTTTTTGGCAAGCCGTATGCAAAAAGGAATGGGCGGTGTTTTTGGTGTCGGAAGTGCAAAAGGACTTATAAAAAGTGAAAAACCAAATGTTACATTTGATGATGTGGCAGGAAATGATGAGGCAAAAGAAGAAGTTAAAGAAATAGTTGATTTTCTAAAAAATCCGGACAGATATATTTCTCTTGGGGCAAAAATTCCAAAAGGTGTTTTGCTTGTAGGACCTCCGGGGACGGGTAAAACACTACTTGCAAAAGCGGTTGCAGGAGAAGCCGATGTGCCTTTTTTTGCAGTAAACGGAAGCAGTTTTATAGAAATGTTTGTAGGTGTGGGTGCTGCAAGAGTCAGGGATTTATTTAACCAGGCTAAAAAAGAAGCGCCAAGTATTATTTTTATTGACGAAATTGATGCTATTGGAAAAAGCAGAGCAGCTGCCGGACAGTTTGGCGGAAATGATGAAAGGGAACAAACCTTAAATCAGCTGCTTGCAGAAATGGACGGTTTTGATTCAAATGAACCGGTAATTGTTTTAGCCGCCACAAACAGACCTGAAATTTTAGACCCGGCTCTTCTTAGACCGGGAAGGTTTGACAGGCAGGTATTGGTTGACAAACCTGATTTTAAAGGCAGGGTTGAAATTTTAAAAGTACATGTTAAAAAAATAAAAGCCGGTAAAGATGTGGATTTGGAGGAAATTGCAAGAATGACCGCAGGACTTGCCGGGGCAGACCTTGCCAATATAGTTAATGAAGCCGCACTTCTTGCAGGTAGAAAAGGTAAAAAGGAAGTAAACCAGGAAGAATTTGTAGAAGCAGTTGAGAGACAGATAGCTGGACTTGAGAAAAGAAGCAGAAGACTTAATGAAGAAGATAAAAAAACAGTTGCTTATCATGAAAGCGGACATGCAGTAATTGCAGAAGTTACGCCAAAAGCCAGAAAAGTTAAAAAAGTATCGATTGTACCGCGCGGACTTGCAGCGCTTGGATATACTTTGAATTTGCCTCAGGAAGATAAATATTTAATGAAAAAAAGCGAACTGATTGCCGAAGTTGATACATTGCTTGGAGGAAGGGCTGCCGAAGAGATTTTTATAGGTGAAATTTCAACCGGGGCAAGCAATGATCTTGAAAGAGCCACCGACATAATAAAATCAATGGTTATGATTTATGGTATGAGTGACGTAGCGGGACTTATGGTTTTAGAAAAACAGACAAGTAGATTTTTAGGCGGAGGTTTTGGGCAAGCAAAAGAATATTCAGAAAAAATGCAGGAAGAAATAGATAATTTTGTAAAAGAGATGTTGGCCCAGAGGTATCATCATGTTAAAAATCTTTTAAAGAAATATGCCGAAGTAATTGAACAGATGGTAAAAGAACTATATGAAAAAGAGGTGATTGAAGGAAGCAGGGTAAGAGAACTTATTGCCGAATTTGATAAAAAAGAGGACGAGAATGAAAATGAAAACACGCAAAACAGAGATAATTCTTAA
- a CDS encoding chemotaxis response regulator CheY encodes MKILVVDDSSTMRRIIQNTLARLGYKDIVQAADGVEAWQALQENPDIGVVITDWNMPNMNGLELVKKIRAEEKYKNIPIIMVTTEGGKKEVITALKAGVNNYIVKPFTPQVLKEKLEAVLGKNEG; translated from the coding sequence ATGAAAATTTTAGTTGTAGATGATAGTTCAACTATGAGAAGAATTATTCAAAATACTTTGGCAAGACTTGGATATAAAGATATTGTCCAGGCGGCAGACGGAGTGGAAGCCTGGCAGGCTTTGCAGGAAAACCCTGATATAGGAGTTGTTATAACTGACTGGAATATGCCGAATATGAACGGACTCGAACTTGTAAAAAAAATCAGAGCAGAAGAAAAATATAAAAATATACCGATTATTATGGTAACTACCGAAGGCGGTAAAAAAGAAGTTATCACAGCTTTAAAGGCAGGGGTAAACAATTATATAGTAAAACCGTTTACTCCACAGGTATTAAAAGAAAAACTTGAAGCGGTACTAGGTAAAAATGAAGGATAA
- the pssA gene encoding CDP-diacylglycerol--serine O-phosphatidyltransferase, whose translation MKIKLAYILPNFFTALSAFFGVMSIIASSQGKFEKAFIYIILSLIADGLDGRVARLTNTTSKFGVEFDSLADIVAFGMAPAMMLFFAIGHNYGRFGALVSGLFVVFGAIRLARFNVTTAINDPRYFIGLPIPTAAVVLSSWIMLDIKYQSHFDLFILIGAVILGILMVSNFRYPSFKKIDFNKNLAMKILILIILAASFLYLFPTEAIALYLTIYTFYGIYRAVKGYMKIKKTKG comes from the coding sequence ATGAAAATTAAATTAGCTTATATCTTACCAAATTTTTTTACGGCACTTAGTGCGTTTTTTGGTGTTATGAGTATAATAGCTTCGTCTCAGGGAAAATTTGAAAAAGCATTTATTTATATAATTTTATCTTTAATTGCAGACGGACTTGACGGCAGGGTAGCAAGACTTACAAATACTACTTCAAAATTCGGGGTAGAGTTTGATTCATTGGCAGATATTGTGGCATTTGGGATGGCGCCTGCTATGATGCTTTTTTTCGCCATAGGTCATAACTATGGGAGGTTCGGAGCACTTGTAAGCGGGCTTTTTGTGGTATTTGGCGCAATAAGACTTGCAAGGTTTAATGTGACAACCGCCATTAACGACCCAAGGTATTTTATAGGACTTCCGATTCCGACAGCAGCAGTTGTGCTTAGCAGCTGGATAATGCTTGATATAAAATATCAGAGCCATTTTGATTTATTTATTTTAATCGGAGCGGTAATTTTAGGTATTTTAATGGTCAGTAATTTCAGATATCCTAGTTTTAAGAAAATAGATTTTAATAAAAATCTGGCAATGAAAATTTTAATTTTAATAATTTTAGCGGCGTCATTTTTATATCTCTTTCCTACAGAGGCAATAGCTCTTTATTTAACTATTTATACTTTTTATGGTATATACAGGGCGGTAAAAGGATATATGAAGATAAAAAAAACTAAAGGATAA
- a CDS encoding 2-isopropylmalate synthase, producing MEMVKIFDTTLRDGEQSPGASMTIEEKIKVAKQLEKLNVDIIEAGFAAASPGDFEAINSIAKEITNSTVCSLARALDKDIEAAAKAIEPAPLKRIHTFIATSPIHMEYKLKMTPDEVIKRAVKAVEYARSFVDDVEFSCEDAGRSEMSFLKEIISAVIEAGATTINIPDTVGYRFPTEMGAMIKELVEYFPKNITFSVHCHNDLGLATANSLYSILNGARQVECTINGLGERAGNAALEEIVMAIKVRRDLFDGIDTRINTKEIYPTSRLVSSVTGIEPQPNKAIVGRNAFAHESGIHQDGVLKHKETYEIMRAEDIGLDVKDTIVLGKHSGRHAFKKKLEALGFTNISDEELNEAFMKFKKLADKKKEIYDEDILAIINDSSDKTPKTYELISLQLSDCSDGMPSAAAKIKFEDKIYMDAAIGEGTIDAVFKVIDRISGISGRLMDYKVEAVSEGKDALAKVMVKVVFDENKPAVMGHGLSIDTMVASARAYINALNNYLHMKDLLSKKISYKDSI from the coding sequence ATGGAAATGGTAAAAATTTTTGATACTACTTTAAGAGACGGGGAACAATCTCCTGGAGCGTCAATGACAATTGAAGAAAAAATAAAAGTGGCTAAACAGCTTGAAAAATTAAACGTAGATATTATTGAAGCTGGATTTGCCGCTGCAAGTCCGGGAGATTTTGAAGCGATCAACAGTATTGCAAAAGAAATTACCAATTCTACAGTCTGTTCACTTGCAAGGGCTCTTGATAAAGATATTGAAGCTGCGGCAAAAGCGATTGAACCGGCTCCGCTTAAAAGAATACATACATTTATAGCCACAAGCCCTATTCATATGGAATATAAACTTAAAATGACACCTGATGAAGTTATAAAAAGAGCTGTTAAAGCGGTTGAATATGCAAGAAGTTTTGTTGATGATGTTGAGTTTTCATGTGAAGATGCCGGAAGAAGTGAAATGAGTTTTTTAAAAGAGATAATCTCAGCCGTTATTGAAGCGGGAGCTACTACAATTAATATTCCGGATACTGTAGGATACAGATTCCCAACAGAAATGGGGGCAATGATTAAAGAATTGGTTGAATATTTTCCAAAAAATATTACTTTTTCAGTCCACTGTCACAATGACTTGGGACTTGCCACTGCAAATTCATTGTATTCTATTTTAAATGGGGCAAGACAGGTTGAATGTACCATTAACGGACTTGGAGAGAGGGCAGGTAACGCTGCTTTGGAAGAAATTGTAATGGCTATAAAAGTAAGACGCGATTTGTTTGATGGAATTGATACAAGAATCAATACAAAAGAAATTTATCCAACAAGCCGCCTTGTTTCAAGTGTAACAGGAATAGAACCGCAGCCAAATAAAGCAATTGTGGGAAGAAACGCATTTGCGCATGAAAGCGGAATTCATCAAGACGGTGTGCTAAAACATAAAGAAACATATGAAATTATGAGGGCTGAAGATATTGGGCTTGATGTAAAAGATACGATTGTTTTAGGAAAACACAGCGGAAGACATGCGTTTAAGAAAAAACTTGAAGCACTTGGTTTTACAAATATAAGCGATGAAGAATTAAACGAAGCGTTTATGAAATTTAAAAAATTAGCTGATAAGAAGAAAGAAATTTATGATGAAGATATTTTGGCAATTATAAATGATTCATCAGATAAAACACCTAAAACATATGAATTGATTTCACTTCAGCTTAGTGACTGCAGTGATGGAATGCCGAGCGCCGCTGCTAAAATTAAATTTGAGGATAAAATTTATATGGATGCGGCAATTGGCGAAGGAACTATTGATGCAGTATTTAAGGTAATTGATAGAATCAGCGGAATTAGCGGAAGACTAATGGATTATAAGGTTGAGGCTGTGAGTGAGGGAAAAGATGCTTTGGCAAAAGTTATGGTAAAAGTTGTATTTGATGAAAATAAACCGGCTGTTATGGGACACGGACTCAGCATTGATACAATGGTTGCAAGTGCCAGAGCGTATATAAACGCTCTTAACAACTATTTGCATATGAAAGATTTGCTTTCTAAAAAAATAAGTTACAAAGACAGCATTTAA
- the hisA gene encoding 1-(5-phosphoribosyl)-5-[(5-phosphoribosylamino)methylideneamino]imidazole-4-carboxamide isomerase translates to MILFPAIDLKDGKAVRLYKGDMESAKVYSENPVDIAKEFEDMGAEWLHMVDLNGAFKGSPQNIKAIEKIRKNTSLKIQLGGGIRDEETIKRYLDLGINRLILGSVAAKNPEYVIDLAKKYPIAVGIDAKEGYVAVSGWEEKENIKAVDLAKKFENSQIECIIATDISKDGTLQGLNLDFVLEIQNASKKDVIASGGVASENDIIKAKEKNIYGVIIGKAFYEGKIDLRKMFKETK, encoded by the coding sequence ATGATACTGTTTCCTGCTATTGATTTAAAAGACGGGAAAGCCGTAAGGCTTTATAAAGGTGATATGGAAAGTGCGAAGGTTTACAGTGAAAATCCGGTTGATATAGCAAAAGAATTTGAAGATATGGGAGCAGAGTGGCTTCATATGGTTGATTTAAACGGGGCTTTTAAAGGCAGCCCCCAAAATATAAAAGCAATTGAAAAAATTAGAAAAAACACATCTTTAAAAATTCAGCTTGGAGGCGGAATAAGAGATGAAGAAACTATAAAAAGATATTTGGATTTAGGTATAAACAGATTGATTTTGGGAAGTGTTGCAGCTAAGAATCCTGAATATGTAATAGATTTGGCAAAAAAATATCCTATAGCAGTTGGTATAGATGCAAAAGAGGGATATGTAGCAGTTAGCGGATGGGAAGAAAAAGAAAATATAAAAGCTGTTGATTTGGCAAAAAAATTTGAAAATTCTCAGATTGAGTGTATAATTGCGACAGATATAAGCAAAGACGGGACTTTGCAGGGGCTTAATCTTGATTTTGTTTTAGAAATTCAAAACGCATCTAAAAAAGATGTTATAGCAAGTGGCGGCGTTGCAAGCGAAAATGATATAATTAAGGCAAAAGAAAAAAATATATACGGAGTAATAATAGGTAAAGCTTTTTATGAAGGAAAAATAGATTTGAGAAAAATGTTTAAGGAGACAAAATGA
- a CDS encoding 50S ribosomal protein L11 methyltransferase, with protein sequence MKDKYFELSVKTDAFKDEIENFLIERFNNGIEERDNTLILRSEESFDGLIKELKDYVKVLEEIFNTKINLEINIKKKSNIDWIENYKKSIKPIEIDEFYIHPSWYENKQGKTNIIIDPALAFGSGHHETTRSCVKAINKYVKKDDTFLDVGCGSGILSIVAAKKGAIVDLCDTDELAVKSAKENFELNNVKYNDIWVGSAGDTDKKYDVVVANIIADILIFIANDIKTKVNGYLILSGIIDKYKNKVLEKYKEFVLVEEIPENEWVTLILKK encoded by the coding sequence ATGAAGGATAAATATTTTGAATTAAGCGTTAAAACAGACGCTTTTAAAGATGAAATTGAAAATTTTTTGATAGAAAGATTTAATAACGGAATTGAAGAGAGAGATAATACACTTATTTTAAGAAGCGAAGAAAGTTTTGACGGGTTGATTAAAGAACTTAAAGATTATGTCAAAGTCTTAGAAGAAATTTTTAATACTAAAATTAATTTGGAAATAAATATTAAAAAAAAATCAAATATTGACTGGATAGAAAATTATAAAAAATCAATTAAGCCTATTGAAATTGATGAATTTTATATTCATCCAAGCTGGTATGAAAATAAACAAGGAAAAACAAATATTATTATTGACCCGGCCCTTGCTTTTGGCAGTGGGCATCACGAAACCACAAGAAGCTGTGTAAAAGCAATAAATAAATATGTAAAAAAAGATGATACTTTTTTGGATGTGGGATGCGGCAGCGGGATTTTATCCATTGTGGCCGCTAAAAAAGGTGCTATTGTTGATCTTTGCGATACAGATGAACTGGCCGTAAAATCAGCAAAGGAAAACTTTGAATTAAATAATGTGAAGTATAATGATATCTGGGTGGGAAGTGCAGGAGATACTGATAAAAAATATGATGTGGTAGTGGCAAACATTATTGCGGATATTTTAATTTTTATTGCAAATGATATAAAAACAAAAGTTAATGGTTATTTAATTCTTTCTGGTATAATTGATAAATATAAAAATAAAGTATTAGAAAAATACAAAGAATTTGTATTGGTTGAAGAAATACCGGAAAATGAATGGGTGACTTTAATTTTAAAAAAATAA
- a CDS encoding phosphatidylserine decarboxylase, with the protein MKMKTRKTEIILKEGYPFIIPSGVLFLISLLFKFSLFWQIIFFVVFAFFIYFFRNPERVPEEEGENVIISPTDGEIIEIIECRAPILNKDMVKISIRLSLFDVHIQRSPIEGEMSAREYIHGMFLNLSNEKASTLNEQNRVLFEGKDKVVVNQIAGFLTRRIVMFRDLGKIKLAERYGMIMFGSQVDLYLPKNSIIKVTEFQKVKAGESLIGYFNEN; encoded by the coding sequence ATGAAAATGAAAACACGCAAAACAGAGATAATTCTTAAAGAGGGTTATCCTTTTATTATTCCAAGTGGGGTTTTATTTTTAATAAGTTTATTATTTAAATTTAGTTTGTTTTGGCAGATAATATTTTTTGTTGTTTTTGCTTTTTTTATCTATTTTTTCAGAAATCCTGAAAGAGTACCTGAAGAAGAAGGAGAAAATGTAATTATTTCTCCTACGGACGGGGAAATTATTGAAATTATTGAGTGTAGGGCCCCAATTTTGAATAAAGATATGGTTAAAATTTCCATAAGACTCTCACTTTTTGACGTGCATATCCAAAGAAGCCCGATTGAGGGTGAAATGAGTGCAAGAGAGTATATTCACGGGATGTTTTTAAATTTATCAAATGAAAAAGCAAGCACTTTAAATGAACAAAACAGGGTTTTATTTGAAGGAAAAGATAAAGTTGTGGTGAATCAGATAGCCGGATTTTTAACAAGAAGAATTGTAATGTTCAGGGATTTGGGAAAAATAAAATTGGCTGAGCGTTACGGAATGATAATGTTTGGAAGTCAGGTTGATTTGTATTTACCAAAAAATTCTATAATTAAAGTTACTGAATTTCAAAAAGTTAAAGCAGGGGAAAGTTTAATAGGATATTTTAATGAAAATTAA
- the der gene encoding ribosome biogenesis GTPase Der: protein MKKIAILGKPNVGKSSLFNRILRKRDAVISEKAGTTRDIKKRIVTLDDELEDIVLIDTGGLEERDELFEKVKEKALNIAKESDLILYMVDAKTIPDEEEIKYVRTLQKLNKPIILVVNKADNDKLKENMYNFYELGISEIYPISVSHNRGVGKLIERIKNFVPKKQVFEVSEFEQDIPLEDLLSEENENLEDIKEIKVAIIGRVNVGKSSLLNALVGEERAIVSDIDGTTIDPIDESIYFKGYHITFVDTAGIRRRSKIKDVEKYALLRTEKVLKEADIAVLVLDSKEGIVELDEKIGGLIQKYKTGAIIVANKWDQAKMDYKKFESEVRDRFKYLDFAPFMVISAKTKRNIDKLKEKLLYVYQNYSKRIPTSLLNEWIKEATIRHHLPTDIRGRETKIYYATQFKTKPPTIALIMNKPNLHFSYERYLINFLRKKEDFTGTPIVLIPKEKGKNEKD from the coding sequence TTGAAAAAAATAGCCATTCTTGGTAAACCGAATGTTGGGAAAAGTTCCCTTTTCAACAGGATTTTAAGAAAAAGGGATGCGGTAATCAGTGAAAAAGCTGGGACTACCCGTGATATTAAAAAAAGGATAGTAACGCTTGATGATGAACTTGAAGATATTGTCTTAATCGATACAGGTGGGCTTGAAGAGAGGGATGAGCTTTTTGAGAAAGTAAAAGAAAAAGCCCTGAATATTGCAAAAGAATCTGATTTAATACTTTATATGGTAGATGCAAAAACAATTCCCGATGAGGAAGAGATAAAATATGTAAGGACTTTGCAAAAACTTAATAAACCTATTATTTTAGTGGTTAATAAAGCGGATAATGATAAACTTAAAGAAAATATGTATAATTTTTACGAACTTGGAATCAGTGAAATTTATCCGATTTCAGTATCTCACAACAGGGGTGTGGGGAAACTGATTGAGAGAATTAAAAATTTTGTGCCAAAAAAACAGGTTTTTGAAGTGAGTGAATTTGAACAGGATATTCCGCTAGAAGATTTATTAAGTGAAGAAAATGAAAATTTAGAAGATATTAAAGAGATAAAAGTGGCGATTATAGGTAGGGTAAATGTGGGTAAAAGTTCTCTTCTTAATGCATTGGTCGGGGAAGAGAGGGCAATAGTTAGTGATATTGACGGAACTACGATTGATCCGATTGATGAGAGTATATATTTTAAAGGTTATCATATAACTTTTGTAGATACTGCGGGAATTAGAAGAAGAAGTAAAATTAAAGATGTTGAAAAATATGCACTGCTTAGAACTGAAAAAGTGTTAAAAGAAGCGGATATTGCGGTTTTGGTATTGGATAGTAAAGAGGGAATAGTAGAGCTTGACGAAAAAATAGGCGGACTTATTCAAAAATATAAAACCGGTGCAATTATTGTTGCCAATAAGTGGGATCAAGCGAAGATGGATTATAAAAAATTTGAGAGCGAGGTTAGGGACAGATTTAAATACCTTGATTTTGCACCATTTATGGTAATAAGTGCAAAAACAAAAAGAAATATTGATAAATTAAAAGAAAAACTTCTTTATGTATATCAAAATTATTCAAAAAGAATTCCAACTTCGCTTCTTAATGAATGGATAAAAGAAGCAACTATCAGGCATCATCTGCCAACAGACATTAGAGGCAGGGAAACCAAAATATATTATGCTACACAGTTTAAAACAAAACCTCCTACAATCGCGCTTATTATGAATAAGCCAAATTTACATTTCTCATATGAAAGATATCTGATAAACTTTTTAAGAAAAAAGGAAGATTTTACAGGTACACCTATAGTTTTAATTCCAAAAGAAAAAGGGAAAAATGAAAAAGATTAG
- the trpS gene encoding tryptophan--tRNA ligase: protein MRIVSGMRPTGKLHLGHFIGVIKNWINLQDKYDTFYFVADWHALSTKYDEGLDLNELSVELVKEWIACGIDPEKTTLFRQSDIKEHAELYLVLNMITPVSWLERNPTYKDALQQIEYKDKNNAGFLTYPVLQTADIILYDANLVPIGEDQKPHLEIAREIVRRFHYLFKKEIFTEPKELLTEIPRLPGLDGRKMSKSFNNAIYLDDDENTIWAKVRQAKTDPARIKKTDPGHPEVCIVFDYHKAFNPDEIEEIEKECRAGNIGCVECKKRCAAKINELLTPIREKKASLKTSEILDIINEGNKKAKNIASKKMEKVNSIIF from the coding sequence TTGAGAATAGTTAGTGGAATGAGACCGACAGGAAAACTGCATTTAGGTCATTTTATCGGAGTTATTAAAAACTGGATAAATTTACAGGATAAATATGACACTTTTTATTTTGTGGCGGACTGGCATGCACTTTCTACCAAATATGATGAGGGGCTTGATTTAAACGAATTGAGTGTTGAACTTGTAAAAGAGTGGATAGCCTGTGGAATTGATCCGGAAAAAACAACCCTTTTTAGACAAAGTGATATAAAAGAGCATGCTGAGCTTTATTTGGTATTAAATATGATTACGCCTGTTAGCTGGCTTGAAAGAAACCCGACATATAAAGATGCCTTGCAACAGATAGAATATAAAGATAAAAACAATGCAGGATTTTTAACTTATCCTGTGCTTCAGACAGCAGATATTATTCTTTATGATGCAAATTTGGTTCCGATTGGAGAAGACCAAAAGCCGCATCTTGAAATTGCAAGGGAAATTGTAAGAAGATTTCATTATCTTTTTAAAAAAGAAATTTTTACTGAACCAAAAGAACTTCTTACAGAAATTCCTAGACTTCCCGGACTTGATGGTAGGAAAATGTCAAAAAGTTTCAATAATGCGATTTATCTGGATGATGATGAAAATACAATATGGGCTAAAGTCAGACAGGCAAAAACAGATCCCGCAAGAATTAAAAAAACAGACCCGGGACATCCGGAAGTCTGCATAGTTTTTGATTATCACAAAGCATTCAATCCCGATGAGATTGAAGAGATTGAAAAAGAATGTAGGGCCGGAAATATCGGATGTGTTGAATGTAAAAAAAGATGTGCCGCTAAAATAAATGAATTGTTAACTCCGATTAGAGAAAAAAAGGCGTCTTTAAAGACAAGCGAAATTTTAGATATAATTAATGAAGGAAACAAAAAAGCAAAAAATATTGCTTCTAAAAAAATGGAAAAAGTTAATAGTATAATTTTTTAA
- the hisH gene encoding imidazole glycerol phosphate synthase subunit HisH: MDKGKYKIGIVDYNMGNLASVKNAFDKIGTKAEIVSVPDKLKNYDKLIFPGVGAFGDAMEHLKTTGMDEAIKEYINSGKYVLGVCLGMQLLFERSEEFGAHEGLGIIEGEVVRFDKEKVGAHKIPHMGWNKMFFNKKSPLFNDLDNPYLYFVHSYHVVCDNKYVIGKTIYGYEFVSAVNKDNVFGFQPHPEKSHNAGLKILENFVKV; encoded by the coding sequence ATGGATAAAGGAAAATACAAAATCGGTATAGTCGATTATAATATGGGAAATTTAGCAAGTGTGAAAAACGCTTTTGATAAAATAGGAACAAAAGCCGAAATAGTCAGTGTTCCCGATAAGCTTAAAAATTATGATAAATTGATTTTTCCGGGAGTCGGTGCTTTTGGTGATGCAATGGAGCATTTAAAAACAACCGGAATGGATGAAGCGATAAAAGAGTATATAAATAGCGGAAAATATGTATTAGGCGTATGTCTTGGAATGCAGCTTTTGTTTGAGAGGAGTGAAGAATTCGGCGCACACGAAGGACTGGGAATTATTGAGGGTGAAGTTGTCAGATTTGATAAAGAAAAAGTGGGAGCGCATAAAATCCCTCATATGGGTTGGAATAAAATGTTTTTTAATAAAAAATCCCCTTTGTTTAATGATTTAGACAATCCTTATTTATATTTTGTACATTCGTATCATGTGGTATGTGATAATAAATATGTTATAGGAAAGACGATTTACGGTTATGAATTTGTAAGTGCGGTAAATAAAGATAATGTATTCGGTTTTCAGCCGCATCCGGAAAAAAGCCATAACGCGGGGCTTAAAATTTTAGAAAATTTTGTAAAGGTTTAA